A stretch of the Gossypium hirsutum isolate 1008001.06 chromosome D07, Gossypium_hirsutum_v2.1, whole genome shotgun sequence genome encodes the following:
- the LOC107954833 gene encoding uncharacterized protein isoform X4 — protein sequence MACLSLCLPEGEFDELLEHVPLSTRRKLLLSPTVPFENQVETSSCLVDQHLAKDSPNYKVTSGLPINVNSERHQADELTGTEANADASGLQINAGVFLPPNPVPSNVPGVIKVDCADKMLPSLSKEDANSSATTGVIASCQDVDLPINGNSQGSESDHLKGNQADASEQEKINFDVPLSSDVSTIEKVDCADNMLLSLSNEDTNNSASTGVTGVNMMDKKLSDFTFGELDHIVLKERRKLLLKRKFMELEKPAVKGIPVGLREDTIANSTRSIKQELQPIDGECLTSQNQFNDIPIRNAANLSGFSANNSSSLEDSAWRNKEKLQYVDGKSWLSGIEYNDIPNRSASNFQRTSSTGTESDRSGKRMGDSNIVCPSQRTSMEFTLRDGDDSVPASTNICSSALNTSVKLKVEPLDYSNLQNPERSTFGNMVSVKCEEDISDGIDHMLFRDRMKLLTPFEDFKLNFSNNFECLGQSEPAAFGFSLFVSEPAKPIMISRPRSRKKTATDSVVTALEEDAPELLKVLRDQGVSVDEIKLYGESENYDALDESFNEDSFSELEAVMTKLFSQRSHFLKFSSIRCAKGSKPSYCLACLFSLVEQTRYLQFRRWPVEWGWCRDLQSFIFVFKRHHRIVLERPEYGYATYFFELLDSLPVGWQVMRLVTAMKLTRCGRITLIENKPLSVGEDLSEGEAKVLMQYGWVPNTGLGTMLNYCDRVVHDRKNESDSSEWRSKIGKLLVDAYNGGTIVSASLVEDVIEQDSERTQIKTEL from the exons ATGGCTTGTCTAAGTCTTTGCCTTCCGGAAGGTGAATTTGACGAGTTGCTTGAACATGTTCCTTTATCAACAAGGCGAAAATTGTTACTTTCTCCCACCGTCCCGTTCGAAAACCAAGTCGAAACCTCCAGTTGCCTG GTGGATCAGCATTTGGCAAAAGATAGTCCTAATTACAAAGTTACTTCTG GTTTGCCTATAAATGTCAACAGTGAAAGACATCAAGCAGATGAGCTGACAGGTACTGAAGCTAATGCTGATGCTTCCGGATTGCAAATTAATGCTGGTGTCTTTCTGCCACCAAATCCGGTGCCGTCAAATGTTCCTGGTGTTATCAAGGTTGACTGTGCTGATAAAATGCTGCCTAGTTTATCAAAAGAAGATGCAAATAGTTCTGCTACTACTGGTGTTATAGCTTCTTGCCAAGATGTAGATTTGCCTATAAATGGTAACAGCCAAGGAAGTGAATCTGACCACCTGAAAGGTAATCAAGCTGATGCTTCTGAACAGGAGAAGATCAATTTTGATGTGCCTCTGTCTTCAGATGTTTCTACTATTGAAAAAGTTGACTGTGCTGATAACATGCTGTTGAGTTTATCAAATGAGGATACAAATAATTCTGCCAGTACTGGTGTTACGGGTGTGAATATGATGGATAAAAAGCTCAGTGACTTTACATTTGGTGAACTTGACCACATTGtattgaaagaaagaagaaaattgcTTCTAAAAAG gaaatttatggaactggaaaAGCCAGCTGTAAAG GGCATCCCTGTGGGGTTGAGAGAAGATACTATAGCTAATTCTACCAGGAGCATTAAACAAGAGCTTCAGCCTATTGATGGAGAATGTTTAACATCTCAAAATCAATTTAATGATATTCCTATAAGAAATGCGGCCAATCTTTCTGGTTTTTCAGCAAATAATTCATCTAGTTTGGAAGACTCTGCTTGGAGGAACAAAGAAAAGCTTCAGTATGTTGATGGAAAATCCTGGTTGAGTGGAATTGAATATAATGACATACCTAACAGAAGTGCTTCTAATTTTCAAAGAACTTCTTCCACTG GGACTGAATCTGATAGGTCAGGAAAAAGAATGGGAGATAGCAACATAGTTTGTCCCTCTCAGAGAACATCAATGGAGTTTACATTGCGTGATGGAGATGATTCTGTTCCTGCAAGTACAAATATATGCAGTTCAGCTTTGAATACTTCGGTCAAACTGAAAGTTGAACCATTAGATTATAGTAACTTGCAAAACCCAGAGAGGAGCACTTTTGGTAACATGGTATCAGTGAAGTGTGAAGAGGACATCTCTGATGGGATAGACCATATGCTATTTCGAGATCGGATGAAGCTACTTACACCATTTGAGGATTTTAAATTGAACTTTTCCAACAATTTTGAGTGCTTGGGGCAAAGTGAGCCTGCTGCCTTTGGATTTAGCCTCTTTGTTTCAGAACCTGCCAAACCTATAATGATAAGCCGTCCAAGGAGTAGAAAGAAGACTGCCAC GGATTCGGTTGTAACAGCATTAGAAGAAGATGCACCTGAACTTCTCAAG GTGTTGCGTGATCAAGGTGTGTCAGTTGATGAAATTAAGCTTTATGGGGAGTCAGAGAATTACGATGCCTTAGATGAATCATTCAACGAAGATAGCTTCTCAGAGCTTGAAGCTGTGATGACAAAG CTTTTCTCTCAGCGCAgccattttttaaagttttcttcTATACGATGTGCTAAGGGCTCAAAACCTAGTTATTGCTTGGCTTGCCTATTCTCACTTGTGGAGCAG ACACGTTATCTGCAGTTCCGTAGATGGCCAGTTGAATGGGGTTGGTGCCGGGATCTTCAATCATTTATATTTGTCTTTAAAAGACACCACAG AATTGTACTTGAACGTCCAGAATATGGTTATGCAACATACTTCTTTGAGCTGTTAGATTCCTTACCCGTTGGTTGGCAGGTGATGAGATTGGTGACTGCCATGAAGCTTACTAGGTGTGGCAGGATAACGCTGATTGAGAACAAACCATTATCG GTTGGCGAAGACTTGAGTGAAGGTGAGGCAAAGGTGTTAATGCAGTATGGTTGGGTCCCGAATACTGGCTTGGGAACAATGCTCAATTACTGTGATAGAGTTGTCCATGATAGAAAAAATGAGAGCGACAGCTCGGAATGGAGATCAAAAATAGGAAAGCTGCTAGTAGATGCATATAACGGTGGAACTATTGTCTCTGCTAGTCTTGTAGAGGATGTCATCGAACAGGACAGTGAGCGAACACAGATTAAAACGGAACTTTGA
- the LOC107954833 gene encoding uncharacterized protein isoform X3, which yields MACLSLCLPEGEFDELLEHVPLSTRRKLLLSPTVPFENQVETSSCLGPLSLPPCSARDQVDQHLAKDSPNYKVTSGLPINVNSERHQADELTGTEANADASGLQINAGVFLPPNPVPSNVPGVIKVDCADKMLPSLSKEDANSSATTGVIASCQDVDLPINGNSQGSESDHLKGNQADASEQEKINFDVPLSSDVSTIEKVDCADNMLLSLSNEDTNNSASTGVTGVNMMDKKLSDFTFGELDHIVLKERRKLLLKRKFMELEKPAVKGIPVGLREDTIANSTRSIKQELQPIDGECLTSQNQFNDIPIRNAANLSGFSANNSSSLEDSAWRNKEKLQYVDGKSWLSGIEYNDIPNRSASNFQRTSSTGTESDRSGKRMGDSNIVCPSQRTSMEFTLRDGDDSVPASTNICSSALNTSVKLKVEPLDYSNLQNPERSTFGNMVSVKCEEDISDGIDHMLFRDRMKLLTPFEDFKLNFSNNFECLGQSEPAAFGFSLFVSEPAKPIMISRPRSRKKTATDSVVTALEEDAPELLKVLRDQGVSVDEIKLYGESENYDALDESFNEDSFSELEAVMTKLFSQRSHFLKFSSIRCAKGSKPSYCLACLFSLVEQTRYLQFRRWPVEWGWCRDLQSFIFVFKRHHRIVLERPEYGYATYFFELLDSLPVGWQVMRLVTAMKLTRCGRITLIENKPLSVGEDLSEGEAKVLMQYGWVPNTGLGTMLNYCDRVVHDRKNESDSSEWRSKIGKLLVDAYNGGTIVSASLVEDVIEQDSERTQIKTEL from the exons ATGGCTTGTCTAAGTCTTTGCCTTCCGGAAGGTGAATTTGACGAGTTGCTTGAACATGTTCCTTTATCAACAAGGCGAAAATTGTTACTTTCTCCCACCGTCCCGTTCGAAAACCAAGTCGAAACCTCCAGTTGCCTG GGCCCTCTCTCTCTCCCTCCTTGCTCTGCCCGAGATCAGGTGGATCAGCATTTGGCAAAAGATAGTCCTAATTACAAAGTTACTTCTG GTTTGCCTATAAATGTCAACAGTGAAAGACATCAAGCAGATGAGCTGACAGGTACTGAAGCTAATGCTGATGCTTCCGGATTGCAAATTAATGCTGGTGTCTTTCTGCCACCAAATCCGGTGCCGTCAAATGTTCCTGGTGTTATCAAGGTTGACTGTGCTGATAAAATGCTGCCTAGTTTATCAAAAGAAGATGCAAATAGTTCTGCTACTACTGGTGTTATAGCTTCTTGCCAAGATGTAGATTTGCCTATAAATGGTAACAGCCAAGGAAGTGAATCTGACCACCTGAAAGGTAATCAAGCTGATGCTTCTGAACAGGAGAAGATCAATTTTGATGTGCCTCTGTCTTCAGATGTTTCTACTATTGAAAAAGTTGACTGTGCTGATAACATGCTGTTGAGTTTATCAAATGAGGATACAAATAATTCTGCCAGTACTGGTGTTACGGGTGTGAATATGATGGATAAAAAGCTCAGTGACTTTACATTTGGTGAACTTGACCACATTGtattgaaagaaagaagaaaattgcTTCTAAAAAG gaaatttatggaactggaaaAGCCAGCTGTAAAG GGCATCCCTGTGGGGTTGAGAGAAGATACTATAGCTAATTCTACCAGGAGCATTAAACAAGAGCTTCAGCCTATTGATGGAGAATGTTTAACATCTCAAAATCAATTTAATGATATTCCTATAAGAAATGCGGCCAATCTTTCTGGTTTTTCAGCAAATAATTCATCTAGTTTGGAAGACTCTGCTTGGAGGAACAAAGAAAAGCTTCAGTATGTTGATGGAAAATCCTGGTTGAGTGGAATTGAATATAATGACATACCTAACAGAAGTGCTTCTAATTTTCAAAGAACTTCTTCCACTG GGACTGAATCTGATAGGTCAGGAAAAAGAATGGGAGATAGCAACATAGTTTGTCCCTCTCAGAGAACATCAATGGAGTTTACATTGCGTGATGGAGATGATTCTGTTCCTGCAAGTACAAATATATGCAGTTCAGCTTTGAATACTTCGGTCAAACTGAAAGTTGAACCATTAGATTATAGTAACTTGCAAAACCCAGAGAGGAGCACTTTTGGTAACATGGTATCAGTGAAGTGTGAAGAGGACATCTCTGATGGGATAGACCATATGCTATTTCGAGATCGGATGAAGCTACTTACACCATTTGAGGATTTTAAATTGAACTTTTCCAACAATTTTGAGTGCTTGGGGCAAAGTGAGCCTGCTGCCTTTGGATTTAGCCTCTTTGTTTCAGAACCTGCCAAACCTATAATGATAAGCCGTCCAAGGAGTAGAAAGAAGACTGCCAC GGATTCGGTTGTAACAGCATTAGAAGAAGATGCACCTGAACTTCTCAAG GTGTTGCGTGATCAAGGTGTGTCAGTTGATGAAATTAAGCTTTATGGGGAGTCAGAGAATTACGATGCCTTAGATGAATCATTCAACGAAGATAGCTTCTCAGAGCTTGAAGCTGTGATGACAAAG CTTTTCTCTCAGCGCAgccattttttaaagttttcttcTATACGATGTGCTAAGGGCTCAAAACCTAGTTATTGCTTGGCTTGCCTATTCTCACTTGTGGAGCAG ACACGTTATCTGCAGTTCCGTAGATGGCCAGTTGAATGGGGTTGGTGCCGGGATCTTCAATCATTTATATTTGTCTTTAAAAGACACCACAG AATTGTACTTGAACGTCCAGAATATGGTTATGCAACATACTTCTTTGAGCTGTTAGATTCCTTACCCGTTGGTTGGCAGGTGATGAGATTGGTGACTGCCATGAAGCTTACTAGGTGTGGCAGGATAACGCTGATTGAGAACAAACCATTATCG GTTGGCGAAGACTTGAGTGAAGGTGAGGCAAAGGTGTTAATGCAGTATGGTTGGGTCCCGAATACTGGCTTGGGAACAATGCTCAATTACTGTGATAGAGTTGTCCATGATAGAAAAAATGAGAGCGACAGCTCGGAATGGAGATCAAAAATAGGAAAGCTGCTAGTAGATGCATATAACGGTGGAACTATTGTCTCTGCTAGTCTTGTAGAGGATGTCATCGAACAGGACAGTGAGCGAACACAGATTAAAACGGAACTTTGA
- the LOC107954833 gene encoding uncharacterized protein isoform X1 has product MACLSLCLPEGEFDELLEHVPLSTRRKLLLSPTVPFENQVETSSCLGPLSLPPCSARDQVDQHLAKDSPNYKVTSGAIEVATNKDPLDSAAFSQDSQLASSFHDVGLPINVNSERHQADELTGTEANADASGLQINAGVFLPPNPVPSNVPGVIKVDCADKMLPSLSKEDANSSATTGVIASCQDVDLPINGNSQGSESDHLKGNQADASEQEKINFDVPLSSDVSTIEKVDCADNMLLSLSNEDTNNSASTGVTGVNMMDKKLSDFTFGELDHIVLKERRKLLLKRKFMELEKPAVKGIPVGLREDTIANSTRSIKQELQPIDGECLTSQNQFNDIPIRNAANLSGFSANNSSSLEDSAWRNKEKLQYVDGKSWLSGIEYNDIPNRSASNFQRTSSTGTESDRSGKRMGDSNIVCPSQRTSMEFTLRDGDDSVPASTNICSSALNTSVKLKVEPLDYSNLQNPERSTFGNMVSVKCEEDISDGIDHMLFRDRMKLLTPFEDFKLNFSNNFECLGQSEPAAFGFSLFVSEPAKPIMISRPRSRKKTATDSVVTALEEDAPELLKVLRDQGVSVDEIKLYGESENYDALDESFNEDSFSELEAVMTKLFSQRSHFLKFSSIRCAKGSKPSYCLACLFSLVEQTRYLQFRRWPVEWGWCRDLQSFIFVFKRHHRIVLERPEYGYATYFFELLDSLPVGWQVMRLVTAMKLTRCGRITLIENKPLSVGEDLSEGEAKVLMQYGWVPNTGLGTMLNYCDRVVHDRKNESDSSEWRSKIGKLLVDAYNGGTIVSASLVEDVIEQDSERTQIKTEL; this is encoded by the exons ATGGCTTGTCTAAGTCTTTGCCTTCCGGAAGGTGAATTTGACGAGTTGCTTGAACATGTTCCTTTATCAACAAGGCGAAAATTGTTACTTTCTCCCACCGTCCCGTTCGAAAACCAAGTCGAAACCTCCAGTTGCCTG GGCCCTCTCTCTCTCCCTCCTTGCTCTGCCCGAGATCAGGTGGATCAGCATTTGGCAAAAGATAGTCCTAATTACAAAGTTACTTCTGGTGCTATTGAAGTTGCAACTAACAAAGATCCATTAGATTCTGCTGCATTTTCTCAAGATTCTCAGCTGGCCTCTTCTTTCCATGATGTAGGTTTGCCTATAAATGTCAACAGTGAAAGACATCAAGCAGATGAGCTGACAGGTACTGAAGCTAATGCTGATGCTTCCGGATTGCAAATTAATGCTGGTGTCTTTCTGCCACCAAATCCGGTGCCGTCAAATGTTCCTGGTGTTATCAAGGTTGACTGTGCTGATAAAATGCTGCCTAGTTTATCAAAAGAAGATGCAAATAGTTCTGCTACTACTGGTGTTATAGCTTCTTGCCAAGATGTAGATTTGCCTATAAATGGTAACAGCCAAGGAAGTGAATCTGACCACCTGAAAGGTAATCAAGCTGATGCTTCTGAACAGGAGAAGATCAATTTTGATGTGCCTCTGTCTTCAGATGTTTCTACTATTGAAAAAGTTGACTGTGCTGATAACATGCTGTTGAGTTTATCAAATGAGGATACAAATAATTCTGCCAGTACTGGTGTTACGGGTGTGAATATGATGGATAAAAAGCTCAGTGACTTTACATTTGGTGAACTTGACCACATTGtattgaaagaaagaagaaaattgcTTCTAAAAAG gaaatttatggaactggaaaAGCCAGCTGTAAAG GGCATCCCTGTGGGGTTGAGAGAAGATACTATAGCTAATTCTACCAGGAGCATTAAACAAGAGCTTCAGCCTATTGATGGAGAATGTTTAACATCTCAAAATCAATTTAATGATATTCCTATAAGAAATGCGGCCAATCTTTCTGGTTTTTCAGCAAATAATTCATCTAGTTTGGAAGACTCTGCTTGGAGGAACAAAGAAAAGCTTCAGTATGTTGATGGAAAATCCTGGTTGAGTGGAATTGAATATAATGACATACCTAACAGAAGTGCTTCTAATTTTCAAAGAACTTCTTCCACTG GGACTGAATCTGATAGGTCAGGAAAAAGAATGGGAGATAGCAACATAGTTTGTCCCTCTCAGAGAACATCAATGGAGTTTACATTGCGTGATGGAGATGATTCTGTTCCTGCAAGTACAAATATATGCAGTTCAGCTTTGAATACTTCGGTCAAACTGAAAGTTGAACCATTAGATTATAGTAACTTGCAAAACCCAGAGAGGAGCACTTTTGGTAACATGGTATCAGTGAAGTGTGAAGAGGACATCTCTGATGGGATAGACCATATGCTATTTCGAGATCGGATGAAGCTACTTACACCATTTGAGGATTTTAAATTGAACTTTTCCAACAATTTTGAGTGCTTGGGGCAAAGTGAGCCTGCTGCCTTTGGATTTAGCCTCTTTGTTTCAGAACCTGCCAAACCTATAATGATAAGCCGTCCAAGGAGTAGAAAGAAGACTGCCAC GGATTCGGTTGTAACAGCATTAGAAGAAGATGCACCTGAACTTCTCAAG GTGTTGCGTGATCAAGGTGTGTCAGTTGATGAAATTAAGCTTTATGGGGAGTCAGAGAATTACGATGCCTTAGATGAATCATTCAACGAAGATAGCTTCTCAGAGCTTGAAGCTGTGATGACAAAG CTTTTCTCTCAGCGCAgccattttttaaagttttcttcTATACGATGTGCTAAGGGCTCAAAACCTAGTTATTGCTTGGCTTGCCTATTCTCACTTGTGGAGCAG ACACGTTATCTGCAGTTCCGTAGATGGCCAGTTGAATGGGGTTGGTGCCGGGATCTTCAATCATTTATATTTGTCTTTAAAAGACACCACAG AATTGTACTTGAACGTCCAGAATATGGTTATGCAACATACTTCTTTGAGCTGTTAGATTCCTTACCCGTTGGTTGGCAGGTGATGAGATTGGTGACTGCCATGAAGCTTACTAGGTGTGGCAGGATAACGCTGATTGAGAACAAACCATTATCG GTTGGCGAAGACTTGAGTGAAGGTGAGGCAAAGGTGTTAATGCAGTATGGTTGGGTCCCGAATACTGGCTTGGGAACAATGCTCAATTACTGTGATAGAGTTGTCCATGATAGAAAAAATGAGAGCGACAGCTCGGAATGGAGATCAAAAATAGGAAAGCTGCTAGTAGATGCATATAACGGTGGAACTATTGTCTCTGCTAGTCTTGTAGAGGATGTCATCGAACAGGACAGTGAGCGAACACAGATTAAAACGGAACTTTGA
- the LOC107954833 gene encoding uncharacterized protein isoform X2, with protein MACLSLCLPEGEFDELLEHVPLSTRRKLLLSPTVPFENQVETSSCLVDQHLAKDSPNYKVTSGAIEVATNKDPLDSAAFSQDSQLASSFHDVGLPINVNSERHQADELTGTEANADASGLQINAGVFLPPNPVPSNVPGVIKVDCADKMLPSLSKEDANSSATTGVIASCQDVDLPINGNSQGSESDHLKGNQADASEQEKINFDVPLSSDVSTIEKVDCADNMLLSLSNEDTNNSASTGVTGVNMMDKKLSDFTFGELDHIVLKERRKLLLKRKFMELEKPAVKGIPVGLREDTIANSTRSIKQELQPIDGECLTSQNQFNDIPIRNAANLSGFSANNSSSLEDSAWRNKEKLQYVDGKSWLSGIEYNDIPNRSASNFQRTSSTGTESDRSGKRMGDSNIVCPSQRTSMEFTLRDGDDSVPASTNICSSALNTSVKLKVEPLDYSNLQNPERSTFGNMVSVKCEEDISDGIDHMLFRDRMKLLTPFEDFKLNFSNNFECLGQSEPAAFGFSLFVSEPAKPIMISRPRSRKKTATDSVVTALEEDAPELLKVLRDQGVSVDEIKLYGESENYDALDESFNEDSFSELEAVMTKLFSQRSHFLKFSSIRCAKGSKPSYCLACLFSLVEQTRYLQFRRWPVEWGWCRDLQSFIFVFKRHHRIVLERPEYGYATYFFELLDSLPVGWQVMRLVTAMKLTRCGRITLIENKPLSVGEDLSEGEAKVLMQYGWVPNTGLGTMLNYCDRVVHDRKNESDSSEWRSKIGKLLVDAYNGGTIVSASLVEDVIEQDSERTQIKTEL; from the exons ATGGCTTGTCTAAGTCTTTGCCTTCCGGAAGGTGAATTTGACGAGTTGCTTGAACATGTTCCTTTATCAACAAGGCGAAAATTGTTACTTTCTCCCACCGTCCCGTTCGAAAACCAAGTCGAAACCTCCAGTTGCCTG GTGGATCAGCATTTGGCAAAAGATAGTCCTAATTACAAAGTTACTTCTGGTGCTATTGAAGTTGCAACTAACAAAGATCCATTAGATTCTGCTGCATTTTCTCAAGATTCTCAGCTGGCCTCTTCTTTCCATGATGTAGGTTTGCCTATAAATGTCAACAGTGAAAGACATCAAGCAGATGAGCTGACAGGTACTGAAGCTAATGCTGATGCTTCCGGATTGCAAATTAATGCTGGTGTCTTTCTGCCACCAAATCCGGTGCCGTCAAATGTTCCTGGTGTTATCAAGGTTGACTGTGCTGATAAAATGCTGCCTAGTTTATCAAAAGAAGATGCAAATAGTTCTGCTACTACTGGTGTTATAGCTTCTTGCCAAGATGTAGATTTGCCTATAAATGGTAACAGCCAAGGAAGTGAATCTGACCACCTGAAAGGTAATCAAGCTGATGCTTCTGAACAGGAGAAGATCAATTTTGATGTGCCTCTGTCTTCAGATGTTTCTACTATTGAAAAAGTTGACTGTGCTGATAACATGCTGTTGAGTTTATCAAATGAGGATACAAATAATTCTGCCAGTACTGGTGTTACGGGTGTGAATATGATGGATAAAAAGCTCAGTGACTTTACATTTGGTGAACTTGACCACATTGtattgaaagaaagaagaaaattgcTTCTAAAAAG gaaatttatggaactggaaaAGCCAGCTGTAAAG GGCATCCCTGTGGGGTTGAGAGAAGATACTATAGCTAATTCTACCAGGAGCATTAAACAAGAGCTTCAGCCTATTGATGGAGAATGTTTAACATCTCAAAATCAATTTAATGATATTCCTATAAGAAATGCGGCCAATCTTTCTGGTTTTTCAGCAAATAATTCATCTAGTTTGGAAGACTCTGCTTGGAGGAACAAAGAAAAGCTTCAGTATGTTGATGGAAAATCCTGGTTGAGTGGAATTGAATATAATGACATACCTAACAGAAGTGCTTCTAATTTTCAAAGAACTTCTTCCACTG GGACTGAATCTGATAGGTCAGGAAAAAGAATGGGAGATAGCAACATAGTTTGTCCCTCTCAGAGAACATCAATGGAGTTTACATTGCGTGATGGAGATGATTCTGTTCCTGCAAGTACAAATATATGCAGTTCAGCTTTGAATACTTCGGTCAAACTGAAAGTTGAACCATTAGATTATAGTAACTTGCAAAACCCAGAGAGGAGCACTTTTGGTAACATGGTATCAGTGAAGTGTGAAGAGGACATCTCTGATGGGATAGACCATATGCTATTTCGAGATCGGATGAAGCTACTTACACCATTTGAGGATTTTAAATTGAACTTTTCCAACAATTTTGAGTGCTTGGGGCAAAGTGAGCCTGCTGCCTTTGGATTTAGCCTCTTTGTTTCAGAACCTGCCAAACCTATAATGATAAGCCGTCCAAGGAGTAGAAAGAAGACTGCCAC GGATTCGGTTGTAACAGCATTAGAAGAAGATGCACCTGAACTTCTCAAG GTGTTGCGTGATCAAGGTGTGTCAGTTGATGAAATTAAGCTTTATGGGGAGTCAGAGAATTACGATGCCTTAGATGAATCATTCAACGAAGATAGCTTCTCAGAGCTTGAAGCTGTGATGACAAAG CTTTTCTCTCAGCGCAgccattttttaaagttttcttcTATACGATGTGCTAAGGGCTCAAAACCTAGTTATTGCTTGGCTTGCCTATTCTCACTTGTGGAGCAG ACACGTTATCTGCAGTTCCGTAGATGGCCAGTTGAATGGGGTTGGTGCCGGGATCTTCAATCATTTATATTTGTCTTTAAAAGACACCACAG AATTGTACTTGAACGTCCAGAATATGGTTATGCAACATACTTCTTTGAGCTGTTAGATTCCTTACCCGTTGGTTGGCAGGTGATGAGATTGGTGACTGCCATGAAGCTTACTAGGTGTGGCAGGATAACGCTGATTGAGAACAAACCATTATCG GTTGGCGAAGACTTGAGTGAAGGTGAGGCAAAGGTGTTAATGCAGTATGGTTGGGTCCCGAATACTGGCTTGGGAACAATGCTCAATTACTGTGATAGAGTTGTCCATGATAGAAAAAATGAGAGCGACAGCTCGGAATGGAGATCAAAAATAGGAAAGCTGCTAGTAGATGCATATAACGGTGGAACTATTGTCTCTGCTAGTCTTGTAGAGGATGTCATCGAACAGGACAGTGAGCGAACACAGATTAAAACGGAACTTTGA